In Fervidobacterium nodosum Rt17-B1, one genomic interval encodes:
- a CDS encoding sugar phosphate isomerase/epimerase family protein: MRKGISTSMIRANIEKIETLPVSSHYELTFFKQQDVETVLNFLKKRNATFGIHAPFIYKYKETHPFPTHLLEDLRIDTYITNVFCGKFAKNIGAEYIVIHFPNAKQKDNWKKEKIVNQAINHIVNLNRIIETRIENVYLNDYFHNPQDYVWLAKETNTKLCIDIGHLLIDTEYYMLDPIDFLNQTIEYTKEYHLYYADIETYNKCHHAPWGDSLQFKKILELIAQVKKLDIDLVIEPSNDCPNELSKLLEYWEAV; this comes from the coding sequence ATGCGAAAAGGCATATCAACAAGCATGATAAGGGCAAATATCGAAAAAATAGAAACTTTACCGGTATCATCACATTACGAACTCACATTTTTTAAGCAACAAGATGTTGAGACAGTCTTAAACTTCCTAAAAAAACGAAACGCGACATTTGGAATACATGCACCGTTTATATACAAATACAAAGAAACGCATCCATTCCCAACGCACCTCTTAGAAGATTTGAGAATAGACACATACATAACGAACGTATTTTGTGGTAAATTTGCAAAAAACATAGGCGCAGAATATATAGTAATCCACTTTCCAAACGCAAAGCAGAAGGATAATTGGAAAAAGGAAAAGATAGTAAATCAAGCGATAAACCATATCGTAAATTTAAATCGAATTATAGAAACTAGAATTGAAAATGTATATTTAAATGATTATTTCCATAATCCACAAGATTATGTATGGCTCGCGAAAGAAACCAACACTAAGTTATGCATAGATATCGGCCATTTACTCATAGACACTGAGTATTACATGCTTGATCCCATAGACTTTCTCAATCAAACAATCGAGTACACCAAAGAATACCATCTTTATTACGCTGATATTGAAACATACAACAAATGTCACCATGCGCCGTGGGGGGATTCTTTACAATTCAAAAAGATACTTGAGCTTATAGCCCAAGTTAAAAAATTAGATATAGATTTGGTAATCGAGCCATCAAACGATTGTCCAAATGAATTGAGTAAGCTCTTAGAGTATTGGGAGGCGGTGTAA
- the thiC gene encoding phosphomethylpyrimidine synthase ThiC, whose protein sequence is MTQLEMARKSQISPEMSICAEYEGVDVKEILEKLSSGKAVIPKNKIHKISRPMVVGEGFSVKVNANIGTSLGYSSLEEEIEKLKVAIDSGADSVMVLSTWGDLKEMRRILVEMSPVPVGSVPIYDSAVLSYKSGKNVVDFSEKDFIDMVKSHAEDGIDFMTIHVGITKNVLEKVKNNQRILKIVSRGGAIVTGWMIKNNKENPFYEYFDEILDIAREYDVTLSLGDGMRPGAILDATDHQQLEELFVMRELVERAWEKGVQVMLEGPGHVPLNDIEMNVKLMKKVGKGAPIFLLGPLPTDRGVGYDHIVSAIGGALAAYYGADFLCYVTPSEHVSLPTVEDVKEGVIASKIAATIADVARGNKKALELEKQMAIARSKFDWEKMFELAIHSEKAKDYLKKRPYEEKGCSMCGPFCAIKIANEYAK, encoded by the coding sequence ATGACACAACTTGAAATGGCAAGAAAATCTCAAATATCTCCAGAAATGTCAATTTGTGCAGAATATGAGGGTGTAGATGTTAAAGAAATATTAGAAAAACTTTCTTCTGGAAAAGCCGTTATACCAAAAAACAAAATCCACAAAATATCAAGACCAATGGTTGTCGGTGAAGGATTTTCTGTAAAAGTTAACGCAAACATTGGAACATCACTTGGCTATAGTTCACTTGAAGAAGAAATCGAAAAGTTAAAAGTAGCTATAGACTCTGGTGCGGATTCCGTCATGGTACTCTCCACGTGGGGAGATTTAAAGGAAATGAGAAGAATTTTAGTCGAAATGAGCCCTGTGCCGGTTGGTTCAGTACCAATTTACGATTCCGCTGTTCTTTCGTACAAATCTGGAAAAAACGTTGTAGATTTCTCAGAGAAAGATTTCATAGATATGGTTAAATCGCACGCAGAAGATGGTATAGACTTCATGACCATTCACGTTGGAATAACGAAAAACGTGCTTGAAAAGGTTAAAAACAACCAAAGAATACTAAAAATAGTTAGTCGCGGGGGAGCGATTGTCACAGGCTGGATGATAAAAAATAACAAAGAAAATCCTTTCTATGAGTATTTCGACGAGATATTAGATATAGCTAGAGAATACGACGTAACGCTTAGCTTAGGTGATGGCATGAGACCCGGCGCTATTCTTGATGCCACTGACCATCAACAATTGGAAGAATTGTTCGTTATGCGCGAATTGGTTGAAAGAGCTTGGGAAAAAGGCGTACAAGTCATGTTAGAGGGTCCTGGACACGTACCACTCAATGATATAGAGATGAACGTGAAATTGATGAAAAAAGTGGGAAAAGGTGCTCCAATATTTTTATTAGGTCCCCTCCCCACAGATAGAGGTGTTGGATACGACCATATAGTTAGCGCTATTGGAGGAGCTTTGGCAGCTTACTATGGTGCCGATTTCCTGTGTTATGTAACACCATCTGAGCATGTTTCACTTCCAACTGTTGAAGATGTCAAAGAAGGTGTTATAGCTTCAAAAATAGCAGCAACGATAGCCGATGTGGCTCGTGGAAACAAAAAAGCCTTAGAACTCGAAAAACAAATGGCCATAGCAAGGAGTAAATTTGATTGGGAGAAGATGTTCGAATTGGCTATCCACTCTGAAAAAGCTAAAGATTACTTAAAGAAAAGACCATACGAAGAAAAAGGCTGTTCGATGTGTGGTCCTTTTTGCGCAATAAAAATAGCTAACGAATACGCAAAATAA
- a CDS encoding sulfide-dependent adenosine diphosphate thiazole synthase has translation MKDLKISQLIVKHYFQKLNDVLNVDVAIAGCGPSALALATELAKNGRKVAIFEAKNEPGGGIWGGGMMFNELVLESELEWYLKEHHIKYKKEDEFIVVDAVHFASAMLYNATKNGAYIFNNVFVEDLVMYNERISGVVINWMPTIKEKLHVDPITVVAKFTVDGTGHPANLVRLLSKRGIINSVKGSSENLCSCGVVEYEFPMDAENGEKFVVENTKEIYPGLYVMGMAAVSVGGGPRMGPIFGGMIMSGLRAAELIEEELKRIETSEDKMWVRV, from the coding sequence ATGAAAGACTTAAAGATTTCCCAACTTATCGTAAAGCATTACTTCCAAAAACTAAACGATGTGCTGAATGTAGATGTAGCTATAGCTGGATGTGGGCCAAGCGCCCTTGCTCTTGCCACAGAACTTGCCAAAAATGGTAGAAAAGTAGCGATTTTTGAGGCGAAAAACGAACCTGGCGGAGGTATTTGGGGCGGTGGAATGATGTTCAATGAACTAGTTTTGGAAAGTGAACTCGAATGGTATTTGAAGGAACATCATATTAAGTACAAAAAGGAAGATGAGTTCATCGTTGTTGATGCCGTGCACTTTGCTTCCGCAATGCTTTACAACGCAACGAAAAATGGTGCGTATATATTCAATAACGTATTCGTTGAAGACCTTGTTATGTACAATGAAAGAATATCCGGTGTTGTCATAAACTGGATGCCAACTATAAAGGAAAAATTACACGTCGACCCTATAACGGTTGTAGCTAAATTCACAGTTGACGGCACGGGACATCCAGCAAATCTCGTCAGATTACTCTCCAAAAGAGGAATAATTAATTCTGTAAAAGGTTCTTCGGAAAACCTTTGCTCATGCGGAGTTGTTGAATACGAATTTCCAATGGACGCTGAGAATGGTGAAAAATTCGTCGTTGAAAACACAAAAGAAATTTACCCCGGTCTTTACGTCATGGGCATGGCGGCGGTAAGTGTCGGTGGTGGACCAAGAATGGGGCCAATTTTCGGTGGAATGATAATGTCTGGTCTTCGCGCTGCTGAATTGATAGAAGAAGAGCTGAAAAGAATAGAAACCTCAGAAGATAAGATGTGGGTGAGAGTATGA
- a CDS encoding histidine triad nucleotide-binding protein produces MNDCVFCKIIDGQIPSEKVYEDNDFIVIKDIRPVAPVHLLAIYKKHIATINDLSEEDSKNMWKLFEVIKKVTKDQNLESYRIVQNNGKDAGQEVHHIHFHIIGGRKLGALG; encoded by the coding sequence ATGAATGATTGTGTATTTTGCAAAATAATCGATGGGCAAATACCTTCTGAAAAAGTATACGAAGACAATGACTTTATCGTTATCAAAGACATTCGCCCAGTCGCTCCTGTTCATCTGCTTGCGATATACAAAAAACACATTGCGACAATAAACGACCTTTCCGAAGAAGATTCTAAAAACATGTGGAAACTATTTGAAGTGATAAAAAAAGTAACAAAAGACCAAAACCTCGAAAGCTATAGAATCGTCCAAAACAATGGCAAAGACGCTGGTCAAGAAGTTCACCACATACACTTCCATATAATCGGCGGAAGAAAATTAGGCGCTTTGGGTTGA
- the ileS gene encoding isoleucine--tRNA ligase: MDYKETLNLPQTNFQMKANLVQKEPNMLKYWEEKEIYKKTLETREGAPTYLLHDGPPYANGDIHLGTAMNKILKDFVTRYKTMRGYRVPYVPGWDTHGLPIEHRVTTTLGEEAKKKSPVEIRKLCKEFALKYVDIQREEFKRLGVKGDWEHPYITLTPDYEYHILDVFKTLVENGNVYRGNKPVYWCPTCRTALAEAEIEYHDHESPSIYVKFQMVDQPDTYVVIWTTTPWTIPANVAIALHPEYEYLKIKVGNEYWIVADGLLQKFASETGIEFQVTEKFLGKTLEGKLTKHPLYDRTSVIVLADYVTLEDGTGCVHTAPGHGEEDYQTGLKYNLPILSPVDDEGKFTKEAGKYEGLKIWDANKVVVEDLEKAGALIKFGKISHSYPHCWRCKGPVMFRATPQWFISVNKNNLRGKVLEQIKKVKWYPSWGENRITAMVQERPDWTISRQRVWGVPIPAVKCKSCDEVTLDPKVIEHFANIVKEKGTDAWFELDIKELIPSDFSCPKCGSKEFEKTYDTLDVWIDSGCSWEAVIRSKGEKFPVDLYLEGDDQHRGWFQSSIFLATAKTGNAPFKTVVTHGFIKDEQGRKMSKSLGNVIDPMEIVNKYGADILRLWVASTDFFDNIRVGKNIIEQQVEVYRKLRNTLRYLLSNLYDFTENDILPYEKLLPLDKWALGRLQKYIEQVTQYYEEFEYSKVYNATVKYCTTELSSIYLDILKDRLYVEAKDSIYRRSAQTVLYYILEALIKILAPIMPFTAEEAYQESPLKKYESVHLENWPEVRKEFINENLLEEFQQLLLVRDDVLKALENARSSDVIGHSLDAHVKIEPKNSEIGQLLEKYADMLEDFFIVSKVSILNELSDGINGQLVTVLVEHAEGQKCQRCWKYHPDTGKDENHPETCPRCSAVLRGERK, translated from the coding sequence TTGGATTACAAAGAAACATTGAACTTGCCACAGACCAACTTCCAAATGAAAGCAAATTTAGTCCAAAAAGAACCAAACATGCTTAAATACTGGGAAGAGAAAGAAATTTACAAAAAAACGCTTGAGACCCGCGAAGGTGCTCCAACGTATTTGCTCCATGATGGACCTCCTTACGCAAATGGAGATATCCATCTTGGTACCGCAATGAACAAAATTTTGAAAGATTTCGTAACAAGATACAAAACGATGCGTGGTTACAGAGTCCCATACGTACCTGGATGGGATACACACGGTCTTCCAATCGAGCACAGAGTCACAACAACCCTTGGCGAAGAAGCAAAGAAAAAATCTCCAGTTGAAATAAGAAAACTTTGTAAAGAATTCGCTTTAAAATACGTGGATATTCAAAGAGAAGAGTTTAAAAGACTTGGCGTGAAAGGCGATTGGGAGCATCCATACATAACACTCACACCAGACTACGAGTACCACATATTAGATGTATTCAAAACATTGGTTGAAAATGGGAATGTCTATCGTGGCAACAAACCAGTTTACTGGTGCCCAACTTGTAGAACCGCGCTTGCGGAAGCAGAAATCGAATACCACGACCACGAATCTCCATCAATATACGTAAAATTCCAAATGGTTGACCAACCAGATACATACGTTGTCATCTGGACAACAACACCTTGGACAATTCCTGCAAACGTTGCAATAGCGCTCCATCCAGAATACGAATATTTGAAAATCAAAGTTGGAAACGAATACTGGATTGTCGCCGATGGTCTATTGCAAAAATTCGCTTCAGAAACAGGTATCGAATTCCAAGTAACCGAAAAATTCTTGGGAAAAACCTTAGAAGGCAAATTAACAAAACATCCTTTGTACGACAGAACTTCCGTTATCGTACTCGCCGATTACGTTACCCTTGAAGATGGTACTGGTTGTGTCCATACAGCGCCTGGACACGGTGAAGAAGACTATCAGACTGGTTTAAAATACAACCTCCCAATCTTATCGCCAGTCGATGACGAAGGAAAATTCACAAAAGAAGCTGGAAAGTACGAAGGATTGAAAATCTGGGACGCAAACAAAGTAGTAGTCGAAGATTTAGAAAAAGCAGGGGCATTGATAAAATTTGGAAAAATTAGCCATAGTTATCCACATTGCTGGCGCTGTAAAGGTCCCGTTATGTTCCGTGCAACACCTCAATGGTTTATCTCTGTCAACAAAAACAACTTAAGGGGAAAAGTTCTTGAACAAATAAAGAAAGTAAAATGGTACCCATCATGGGGAGAAAATAGAATCACCGCGATGGTCCAAGAAAGACCTGACTGGACTATATCAAGACAAAGAGTTTGGGGTGTACCAATCCCCGCAGTAAAATGTAAGTCATGCGACGAAGTTACACTCGATCCAAAAGTTATAGAACACTTTGCGAATATAGTCAAAGAAAAAGGTACTGACGCTTGGTTCGAACTTGACATAAAAGAACTTATACCATCTGATTTCTCCTGCCCAAAGTGCGGAAGCAAAGAATTTGAAAAGACTTACGACACATTAGACGTTTGGATTGATTCAGGTTGTTCTTGGGAAGCGGTTATAAGGTCAAAGGGTGAGAAATTCCCCGTTGACTTGTACTTGGAAGGCGATGACCAACACAGAGGATGGTTCCAAAGCTCAATATTCCTCGCAACAGCAAAGACAGGAAATGCGCCATTCAAAACAGTTGTTACGCACGGATTTATCAAAGACGAACAAGGCAGAAAAATGAGTAAATCACTTGGAAACGTAATCGACCCAATGGAAATTGTAAATAAATACGGTGCGGACATACTAAGACTATGGGTGGCAAGCACCGACTTCTTTGATAACATAAGGGTTGGAAAGAATATAATAGAACAACAAGTTGAAGTATATAGAAAACTTAGAAACACGCTCAGATACTTACTTAGCAACCTTTACGACTTCACAGAAAATGATATCTTACCATACGAAAAACTACTCCCACTTGACAAATGGGCACTTGGAAGATTACAGAAATACATTGAACAAGTAACACAATATTACGAAGAATTCGAATACTCAAAAGTTTACAACGCAACAGTAAAATACTGTACTACAGAATTAAGTTCCATCTATCTTGACATACTTAAAGACAGACTTTACGTTGAAGCCAAAGACTCAATTTACAGAAGGTCTGCGCAAACAGTACTTTATTACATCCTCGAAGCACTTATCAAAATCCTTGCGCCAATTATGCCATTTACAGCTGAAGAAGCTTACCAAGAAAGTCCTCTGAAAAAGTATGAAAGCGTACACCTTGAAAATTGGCCAGAAGTGAGAAAAGAATTTATCAATGAAAACTTACTCGAAGAATTCCAACAACTGCTGCTTGTTAGAGACGACGTTCTAAAAGCACTCGAAAACGCACGTTCTTCTGATGTAATCGGTCACTCACTTGACGCACATGTTAAAATCGAACCTAAAAACAGCGAAATTGGTCAATTACTTGAAAAATATGCCGATATGCTGGAAGACTTCTTTATCGTATCAAAAGTCTCTATATTAAACGAACTATCAGATGGTATAAACGGGCAGCTTGTGACTGTATTAGTTGAACATGCGGAAGGTCAAAAATGTCAAAGATGTTGGAAATACCATCCAGATACAGGAAAAGATGAAAATCACCCAGAAACCTGTCCAAGGTGTAGCGCAGTGCTGAGAGGGGAAAGAAAATAA
- a CDS encoding response regulator, producing MPKRILVVEDEPNMRLLVTEELTDAGYDVDEAANGEEALRKFTEKTYDLVTIDIEMPGMNGLELAGKLREIKRDVKLVLLTAYSHYKSDMASWAADAYVVKSSDLTELKEIISRLINM from the coding sequence ATGCCCAAAAGGATTCTTGTCGTGGAAGATGAACCAAACATGAGACTATTGGTTACGGAAGAGCTTACCGATGCTGGCTATGACGTAGATGAAGCGGCAAATGGAGAAGAAGCCCTAAGAAAATTCACAGAAAAAACATACGATCTTGTAACGATTGATATAGAAATGCCAGGAATGAACGGACTTGAACTTGCCGGAAAATTGAGAGAAATAAAGCGTGATGTTAAATTAGTATTGTTAACCGCTTATTCGCATTACAAAAGTGATATGGCTTCTTGGGCCGCTGATGCTTACGTTGTTAAATCTTCTGACTTGACAGAATTAAAAGAAATAATAAGCCGTTTAATTAACATGTGA
- the pulA gene encoding type I pullulanase: MVNFSKKALVFLFLLAVVFSYAATELVIHYHRWDGNYDGWNLWIWWVEPISKDGAAYQFTEKDDFGVVARVKFDETLTKVGIIVRLNEWKEKDVAMDRFISIKDGKAEVWLLQGIEQIYTTKPDTSPRVLFAQARAQDVIEAYLTGQVDTTKVSAKVTVDGVERKVAKVEKANPTDISKTNHVKITLAEPIKLDEVNKDVQVEIEGYKPARVIMMEILDKIYYDGPLGFEYSPTKTTIRVWSPVSKTVDLLLYKNWDDKEPTKVVPMKYIGNGAWEAVLDGDWEGWFYRIRYFSYGEYREGVDYFSKAVTKNSAKSAIIDLKKTNPSDWDKDVRPTMKALEDAIIYEIHIADMTGLDNSNVKNKATYLGLTEKGTRGPNGVTTGLDHLVELGVTHVHILPMFDFYTGDESERDFEKSYNWGYDPYLFTVPEGRYSTNPIDPHVRINEVKQMVKALHENGIRVILDMVFPHTFGIGVLSPFDTAVPYYFYRIDKTGAYLNESGVGNVMATERPMLRKYVIDTLKWWVLEYHVDGFRFDQMGLMDKKTMLDLEKELHAIDPTILLYGEPWGGWGAPIRFGKSDVGGTHIAAFNDEFRDAMRGSVFNATVKGFLMGALAKETAIKRGVVGSIEYDDVIRSFAKDPEETINYVACHDNHTLWDKNYLAAQADTNIKWTEEMLKNAQKLAGAILLTSQGIPFLHAGQDFARTKKGDENSYNSPISINGLDYARKAEFIDVFNYYKGLIEIRKAHPAFRQRTADDIKKKITFLPTTRKMVAFTIKDENDSWKEILVIYNGDTKDQDFTLPEGTWNVVVDQQNAGTKVLYQVSGKITVKSISAMVMYK, translated from the coding sequence ATGGTTAATTTTTCTAAGAAAGCTCTTGTTTTTCTATTTTTATTAGCTGTTGTTTTCTCATACGCAGCAACAGAACTGGTCATCCATTATCATCGCTGGGATGGTAATTACGATGGTTGGAACCTATGGATTTGGTGGGTAGAGCCTATCTCTAAAGACGGCGCGGCATATCAATTTACTGAAAAAGATGATTTCGGTGTCGTAGCAAGAGTTAAATTCGACGAAACTTTGACAAAAGTTGGAATCATTGTTAGACTTAATGAATGGAAGGAAAAAGATGTTGCGATGGATAGATTTATATCGATAAAAGATGGAAAAGCGGAGGTGTGGTTGTTGCAAGGTATCGAACAGATATACACAACAAAGCCAGATACAAGCCCAAGAGTACTTTTCGCTCAAGCTAGAGCACAGGATGTTATCGAAGCTTACTTAACAGGACAAGTTGATACTACAAAAGTTAGCGCAAAAGTTACAGTCGACGGTGTTGAAAGAAAAGTTGCAAAGGTTGAAAAAGCAAATCCAACGGATATATCAAAAACAAACCACGTAAAAATCACTCTTGCTGAACCAATAAAGCTTGACGAAGTCAACAAAGATGTCCAAGTTGAAATCGAAGGCTACAAACCAGCAAGAGTAATCATGATGGAAATCTTAGACAAAATATACTACGATGGTCCACTTGGTTTTGAGTATTCTCCAACTAAAACTACAATCAGAGTATGGTCTCCTGTCTCAAAGACAGTAGATTTACTACTTTACAAAAATTGGGATGACAAAGAACCTACAAAAGTCGTACCTATGAAATACATCGGAAATGGCGCGTGGGAAGCCGTTCTCGATGGTGATTGGGAAGGTTGGTTCTATAGAATAAGATATTTCAGTTACGGAGAGTATAGGGAAGGAGTAGATTACTTCTCCAAAGCAGTCACGAAAAACTCTGCAAAGAGCGCAATCATAGATCTGAAAAAGACAAACCCATCTGACTGGGATAAAGATGTAAGACCAACCATGAAAGCTCTTGAAGACGCTATAATCTACGAAATTCATATTGCAGATATGACAGGACTTGACAACTCCAATGTCAAAAATAAAGCTACATACCTTGGCCTTACCGAAAAGGGTACAAGAGGACCAAATGGCGTTACAACTGGTTTAGACCACCTTGTTGAATTAGGCGTTACGCATGTGCATATCCTTCCAATGTTTGATTTCTACACAGGTGATGAATCAGAAAGAGATTTTGAAAAGAGCTACAATTGGGGATACGATCCTTACTTATTCACAGTACCAGAAGGTAGATACTCAACAAACCCAATTGACCCACACGTTAGGATAAACGAAGTCAAGCAAATGGTCAAAGCATTACACGAAAATGGAATAAGAGTAATACTCGATATGGTATTCCCACATACATTTGGTATCGGCGTTCTTTCACCATTTGACACAGCGGTCCCTTACTATTTCTACAGAATCGATAAGACAGGCGCTTATTTGAACGAAAGCGGCGTTGGAAATGTCATGGCAACAGAAAGACCAATGCTTAGAAAATACGTTATTGATACATTGAAGTGGTGGGTATTAGAATACCATGTTGATGGATTCAGATTCGACCAAATGGGTCTCATGGATAAGAAAACAATGCTAGATTTGGAAAAAGAATTGCACGCTATAGATCCAACGATATTGCTCTACGGTGAACCATGGGGTGGTTGGGGTGCTCCAATAAGATTCGGAAAATCAGATGTTGGTGGAACACACATCGCTGCATTTAACGATGAATTCAGAGACGCTATGAGGGGTTCCGTGTTCAACGCAACAGTCAAAGGTTTCTTAATGGGCGCGCTTGCAAAAGAAACAGCGATCAAACGTGGCGTTGTCGGAAGCATTGAGTACGACGATGTAATAAGAAGCTTTGCAAAAGACCCAGAAGAAACAATTAATTACGTTGCATGCCATGATAACCACACACTTTGGGATAAAAATTACTTAGCAGCTCAAGCAGATACAAACATAAAATGGACAGAAGAAATGCTCAAAAACGCTCAAAAATTAGCTGGAGCCATACTATTAACTTCTCAAGGTATACCATTCTTACACGCTGGCCAAGATTTTGCAAGAACCAAAAAAGGTGATGAAAATTCATATAACTCACCAATTTCAATAAACGGTCTTGATTATGCAAGAAAAGCAGAATTCATAGATGTCTTCAATTACTACAAAGGACTCATAGAAATCAGAAAAGCTCATCCAGCATTCAGACAAAGAACAGCAGATGATATAAAAAAGAAAATCACATTTTTGCCAACCACAAGGAAAATGGTTGCCTTTACAATCAAAGATGAAAACGATAGCTGGAAAGAGATACTCGTCATATACAACGGTGATACAAAAGACCAAGATTTTACATTACCAGAAGGCACATGGAACGTAGTAGTCGACCAACAAAACGCAGGTACAAAAGTATTGTATCAAGTTAGTGGAAAAATAACTGTAAAATCCATATCCGCGATGGTAATGTACAAGTAA
- a CDS encoding phosphate ABC transporter substrate-binding protein, giving the protein MRRFLLGILVLVLALNIFAVDKNTLVIKGSNTLLDVAQLWVEEFNKLYPEIKVTLEGAGSSTGIAALFNNTTDIANSSRWLKNSEVQNMFNQKKWLAPILVAWDGIAIVVHKDIQMKNITIQQLKDIYTGKITRWNQIDPNLPARDIVAFSRNTASGTFEVFKEKVLGDEKMSPRVRMLESSMAELETVAKTPFSIAYFGVGYVDPNQVKVLTVNGISPSKQNILAGKYPLSRPLFVFVDVTNGWPEEGPVAEYLKFIMSKKGQELVEKAGFVAALGQ; this is encoded by the coding sequence ATGAGAAGATTTTTATTAGGTATTTTGGTTTTAGTTCTCGCTTTAAACATTTTTGCAGTGGATAAGAATACTTTAGTTATCAAAGGTTCAAACACGTTACTTGATGTTGCGCAACTTTGGGTTGAGGAATTCAACAAACTTTATCCCGAAATAAAAGTTACACTTGAAGGCGCAGGTAGTTCTACGGGTATAGCTGCTTTATTCAACAATACAACGGATATCGCCAACTCAAGTAGATGGCTTAAGAATTCAGAAGTGCAGAATATGTTCAATCAGAAAAAGTGGCTTGCCCCTATTTTGGTTGCGTGGGACGGTATAGCGATAGTTGTACACAAAGATATTCAGATGAAGAATATAACAATCCAACAATTGAAAGATATTTACACTGGGAAAATAACAAGGTGGAACCAAATTGATCCAAATCTTCCAGCGAGAGATATAGTAGCGTTTTCGAGAAATACGGCTTCTGGTACATTCGAGGTCTTTAAAGAAAAGGTTTTAGGTGATGAAAAGATGTCTCCAAGGGTAAGGATGTTGGAATCATCTATGGCAGAACTTGAAACAGTAGCAAAAACACCATTTTCAATAGCTTATTTTGGCGTTGGATATGTTGATCCGAACCAAGTTAAGGTTCTCACAGTAAATGGCATTTCGCCATCAAAGCAAAATATATTGGCTGGTAAATACCCACTTTCAAGACCGCTCTTTGTGTTCGTGGATGTAACAAACGGTTGGCCGGAAGAAGGTCCAGTCGCAGAATATCTTAAGTTCATAATGTCAAAGAAAGGACAAGAATTGGTTGAAAAAGCAGGCTTTGTCGCAGCGTTAGGTCAGTAA
- a CDS encoding PstC family ABC transporter permease: MNRALKDRVRNLLLIVPAILAISTLFGIYVYLIKESLPALKNVGAELFLSNQWYPVWDPPEFGMRNLIVNSILITVLGSLLVLPIAYFIALYLHGYAYFREKYVIRRIFEYLSGIPSVIIAFVLLDFASPLFPKIGIYSPQNLLLALIGLFFLTIPIATILILESLDNVPRELEEASAALGANEFKTYTKVTSKAALPGIMNAIVLTANRIVGETIVVLLLGGGASIVPQKLTDPMKTLTAAIASEMPETARGSMHYHALFAAGFILIIFSTIFEIVSISILRRHKK; encoded by the coding sequence ATGAATCGAGCTTTAAAAGATAGAGTTAGGAACCTGCTGCTAATTGTACCTGCGATATTGGCAATAAGCACTCTCTTTGGAATATATGTGTATCTCATTAAAGAATCTCTTCCTGCCCTAAAAAATGTTGGGGCAGAACTTTTTCTTTCGAATCAATGGTATCCTGTTTGGGATCCTCCAGAATTTGGAATGCGAAATCTTATAGTAAATTCAATATTGATAACCGTACTTGGTTCATTATTGGTTTTACCAATAGCTTATTTTATAGCTTTATATCTCCATGGTTACGCTTATTTTAGAGAAAAATATGTAATACGGAGGATATTTGAATATCTATCTGGTATTCCTTCCGTGATAATAGCTTTTGTGCTTTTAGATTTTGCGAGCCCGCTTTTTCCAAAAATTGGTATATACTCGCCTCAAAATTTACTCCTTGCGCTCATAGGACTTTTCTTTTTGACTATACCTATTGCCACTATACTCATTCTTGAATCTTTAGATAACGTACCACGCGAATTAGAAGAAGCAAGTGCCGCGCTTGGAGCAAACGAGTTCAAAACTTACACAAAAGTTACTTCCAAAGCAGCTCTTCCTGGTATTATGAACGCAATTGTCCTTACGGCCAATAGGATTGTGGGAGAAACGATAGTGGTTTTATTACTTGGTGGAGGAGCTTCAATAGTACCTCAAAAGTTAACTGACCCGATGAAAACATTGACGGCCGCAATAGCAAGTGAAATGCCAGAAACAGCACGAGGCTCTATGCATTATCATGCTCTTTTTGCCGCTGGATTTATACTCATAATCTTTTCCACTATTTTTGAAATTGTTTCAATTTCCATTTTAAGGAGGCATAAGAAATGA